Proteins from one Impatiens glandulifera chromosome 2, dImpGla2.1, whole genome shotgun sequence genomic window:
- the LOC124926212 gene encoding glycosyltransferase BC10-like codes for MFPSPFVLLFALLLSLPLVFLFAPRILPLSTQHPQISIADELDDLDLFSRAAAPRRHSHGSVSRLGPTDHKPKIAFLFLTNTDLHFAPLWEKFFKGNKRFYNVYVHAYPSAAVSSPGGVFQDRFIAAKKTERSSPTLISSARRLLATAILDDPLNSYFALVSQHCIPLHSFRFMYRTLFTESTQSHPTSYIEILAEEPQLWDRYTARGDNVMLPEVTFENFRVGSQFYILARRHALLVIKDRKLWVKFRLPCLNVDSCYPEEHYFPTLLSMADPNGCSHYTLTRVNWTESTDGHPHTYYPPEVSPGLIRKLRVSNSTYSYFFARKFSPDCLQPLLKMSEKVIFRD; via the coding sequence ATGTTTCCATCTCCTTTTGTTCTATTGTTCGCTCTTCTTCTCTCTTTGCCCCTCGTCTTCCTCTTTGCTCCAAGAATCCTCCCTCTTTCTACCCAACACCCACAAATCTCAATAGCTGACGAGCTCGACGATCTAGACCTTTTCAGCCGTGCCGCCGCCCCCCGCCGCCATTCTCACGGTTCAGTTTCGCGACTCGGTCCCACCGATCATAAACCCAAAATCGCTTTCCTCTTCCTCACCAACACCGATCTCCATTTCGCGCCTCTCTGGGAGAAATTCTTCAAGGGAAACAAACGATTCTACAATGTGTACGTCCATGCATATCCGTCTGCGGCAGTTTCCTCCCCTGGCGGCGTGTTCCAAGACCGATTCATCGCAGCTAAGAAGACGGAGAGGTCATCGCCCACACTTATATCTTCCGCTCGCCGTCTTCTTGCTACCGCTATCCTTGACGACCCATTGAATTCCTACTTCGCCCTAGTATCCCAGCACTGTATTCCTCTCCACTCGTTCCGGTTCATGTACAGAACACTATTCACCGAGTCGACTCAGTCACATCCTACCAGCTATATCGAGATCCTAGCTGAGGAACCACAGCTGTGGGACAGGTACACAGCGAGGGGGGATAATGTCATGCTGCCGGAGGTCACCTTCGAGAATTTTCGGGTCGGGTCTCAATTCTACATACTGGCCCGTCGCCATGCCCTGCTGGTGATAAAGGACAGGAAATTGTGGGTGAAATTCCGGTTACCATGTCTAAATGTGGATTCCTGTTACCCAGAAGAGCACTACTTTCCGACTCTTTTGTCAATGGCGGATCCGAATGGATGTAGCCATTACACTCTCACTCGGGTTAACTGGACGGAAAGCACAGATGGCCACCCGCATACTTATTACCCGCCTGAGGTTTCGCCGGGGCTTATTCGCAAACTTAGGGTATCAAATTCAACATATTCTTACTTCTTTGCACGGAAGTTCTCGCCGGATTGCTTGCAACCTTTACTCAAAATGTCTGAGAAGGTCATCTTCCGTGATTGA